The genomic DNA ACCCTGagtatcaaataaaattgtcaCTGGGAAGTAATGATGGACAATCGCAAACTGAAGGCCTAGGAAGACAGCAGCAAGGACGAGCATCTTCGTCAGCGTGTAACAAAGTGTTAACAGCTGTTCCCCCTTCTGTTCCAGGGTCATGCTACTGCTTCAGAGTTTTACACGTTTCCTCGATCAACTTACTACCACCGGGGGCAGCCCGCCGAGTGGAAATGAAAGTGTTGGTTCACAGATGTCCATTGGTCTTGCCACAAAGAGGTTCTGGAATAAAGTGATACAGGTGTTCACAAATTACAAACAACTCCAATCAGAGGTAATGTTACAATTGTTAACCACTCAGATAGATATATGATTGATCAGAGGCTGAAAAAGCCTGAGGTGACAAGTTATGCTGTGAATTAGATAAACAGTTCATATGCATCAAAATGGTGTTTCTGTGTACCATTATGgaaaatttctttttctttttctgtttctATTGACACTATGGTGTGTTAAGCACTCTCATTTCCAGCACATACAGAACATGACGTGAAAGTCCATTGTGGTTTATCAACACAGTCAGAAAAGATTCTTTCAAGTCCAAAACTCTGAAACTACCAAGCTGTCTTTGAAAGCTCTCAAAGATTCCACTCTCAAGTCTCAAATTTCAGGAGAACAATTGCACAAAAATCCCAACACTTACATGTAACTCTGAAAGCAAGGAGATTGATTTGATCAAGGCCCACTTTTTTTAGGCTGGCTTTCTCATAGTTTTCTCTCTCATGCATGTTATGCATATCTTTTTACATGTTCTTCCTTTCTATTAGATTTTTTACTGTTTATCTTTATCTTTGTTACAGAATAAGAGCAAAAATAGAACAATTGCAAAATTAGAAAATGTTGTCACTGCTCttgatgaagaaaatgaaagtttaaaaCCGACAGATGTCAGGGCATCTAGAATGTTTCATTTGATTGGTCAAGAAGCTGTTGGACAGAGTGTCTCGTTGGGACTCAGTGGACTTATTCCTCCAAACAAAGCAGACGATCCTTTCTACCAGCGACCTGTGCAAAAGCCAAGGGACGAAATCGCAAAAGATGTCAGGACCGTGCCGTGCCAGACATTGGAGACAGCGTTTGTGCCATGTGAGTCCTGTGCGTGCGTACAGCTTGGCCTCAAAGAGGTCAGCAACGTCATCATAGATGTTTGCCGGACTCAAAATCTCCCATGTGCCGTTGCCAAACACAAGAAGCAGGAACATGATTCTGTGATGTCGGCCACCGATGTTTCCAGATGGGTTGGAGAACAAGGAAAGGACTTGGCCAGGATTAACAAACACTTGGAAAACTTAATGAAACACATTGAACCACTGAAGGCTGACCTGACTGCATCAGAAGAGAAATGTTCCAAACTAGAAGACAAAGTGGCGCACTCGGACAAAGACATAAAGAAGGAAAAAGATAAACAGAGCAATTTGATCAGACAACATGAAGTCAAACTGAAAGAAATTGAGAAAACACATTGTGACTCATTGGCCGTTGTTGAACGGACTAACAATGAACTGAAAAGTGGGAAAAAGAAAGCAGAGGAACAGGTGACAAATTTGAGAAAGGAACTTGTCAAACAGAAAGATGCTCTGGAAGAACTAGgtatgtaaaaatgtttctgttttATGGTTGAATGTTTTTAAAGGAGAATAATATACTTAGGTCTTAGGAGGCAAAACATACATCgtcatgtatcaaaatttttgaaattttgctttgTAATGTTGCATGGTAGGTGCCCAAACAAGGGCGATGTTGCAataggatttcactttttcagtTGTATACTGGCAAATGAAGTCTGTGTGCATTTGATTCCAGTGAATTgtttcaaaaactgaaaaatactAACACAATCAATGAATGAGGAGTACACTGCTGCTGGAATACTTACCGCCCCTTCCATGCTTTTGCTGTCAGTCATCTTCTTTTATGCCATTAAcataaaaatatgttcaaagctatcgttttagattACCAAACTTACAGATTCCATTCCAGCAACTATCGTTTCCCTACCCAAACTATGCTGCATGGTGTCAAAGCTgtcgttttcattcaaaagctacactttcttaggtacccctgaATTGCCAGAGTTAAAATGTCTCACACTTTATGTCTCACGTGAACTAGAGTGTGAGAGACGTTCCATCTCAGCTAGtttgaatatttgattttcattggtTATTTTATAACTTCCCGTAGAATCATCCAGGAAGACATTACTGAAAGATCTTGAAGAAAAGACTGCTGTTGCTGAGAAAGTGGATAAATTGGAAAAGTGTGTGCAGGAAATGCAAACTGAATTAGAGTCTGCCCAGAAACAACTTGATGCTTCCGGCAAAATACTGCAGAAGGAACAGGCTAAAAGCAGGAGTGTTGCCAAGCATGAGCAGGTGAGTAAACAAGTTTGAACAAAGAACCAGTGGCGGTTTGACATAATTGATTCACTTTGCTGATAATCAAAGTGGAATGTACATGCAAATTAATAACAACATTTTTCACCAGTTCATTTAATGAATACCTGGGTTTGATATTTATGTAGATCAATGGCACTGCTTTCCACCacttaatttcttcaataattCAGGTTTAGAAGAAAACAATTGGTATGTTTGATTTTTCCGTATTTCGATATGCAGGCAATGCAGAGTAAACATGAAGCATTGATTCAAAGAGTTGATGAACTTGACCAAGAATGTGAAGAACTGAAGGAGAGGGTAGTACAGCTGGAAGATGAAAATGAAGAACTCCAAGATGCTCAGGAAGAAGTCAAGAAACTCAAAAAGTCACTGGAGAGGAAAAGGCATGTAGTCAATGTATTCCAGTTTGTA from Ptychodera flava strain L36383 chromosome 12, AS_Pfla_20210202, whole genome shotgun sequence includes the following:
- the LOC139146287 gene encoding coiled-coil domain-containing protein 157-like, with translation MAHLLGSKFCIESLGSDVEDLQTTINEVFSRVGPVRFPSWKFPDKISCDIDIAELLGDYCYKEDDEEDCQVSHIMMFELVIDRVMLLLQSFTRFLDQLTTTGGSPPSGNESVGSQMSIGLATKRFWNKVIQVFTNYKQLQSENKSKNRTIAKLENVVTALDEENESLKPTDVRASRMFHLIGQEAVGQSVSLGLSGLIPPNKADDPFYQRPVQKPRDEIAKDVRTVPCQTLETAFVPCESCACVQLGLKEVSNVIIDVCRTQNLPCAVAKHKKQEHDSVMSATDVSRWVGEQGKDLARINKHLENLMKHIEPLKADLTASEEKCSKLEDKVAHSDKDIKKEKDKQSNLIRQHEVKLKEIEKTHCDSLAVVERTNNELKSGKKKAEEQVTNLRKELVKQKDALEELESSRKTLLKDLEEKTAVAEKVDKLEKCVQEMQTELESAQKQLDASGKILQKEQAKSRSVAKHEQAMQSKHEALIQRVDELDQECEELKERVVQLEDENEELQDAQEEVKKLKKSLERKRHVVNVFQFELVKQMTNEKNSLEFSIRDLQTMINNLEDDLKETKDRERLMVQYPDLNVGSLPPEATPESSGDIAVDMERQVQANNIRIQILEEHNSSLRQTLTKLKETSQPNTTQTYQNSGPVPLWKMDNSMPREDQYNRPPERHVEEKPQRLWSGHSQSSQQSQQHRDLYSYQSPPSDVNYSKVPRNSPTDNDMLGSSSGLPPKPPAYRDSSSAKSRTGDRTIPSTSVNVAKLAAQGNTSLSAYLKLKRSGGIANKGEGDTGKTRPRSGKSNIRDQSHSTGSTSSLSLRIDVPGSREGSSMGDRDTHISGKPKSRPGSWMAPLAGKKPDRPESDNYNPMSMFVCHVCDKMYTTKKDLDVHKSYCYG